The following DNA comes from Brassica oleracea var. oleracea cultivar TO1000 chromosome C5, BOL, whole genome shotgun sequence.
GTAAGAATCTCTGATGGCGATTGAGAGTTTGACGAGAATTGGATCAACGTCGTCGTCTGCTTGTGGAGGAGGAGAGATAGATTCTGGAGAGTACCATGTCGATAAGAGAGACGATGATGTTCGAGAAAAGGCTTGTGGGTAAGATCGAGAGAGACTGCTTCTTAGAATTTTGATTCGGAACATCTCTTTCTCCGGCGCTGAGTATTTTCGAGATTTTGAATGTAAACACTGTGAGAGTAAACGGAGGAAGATAAACGGCGACATAACCCGGTTTATATAACCGGGATACGGATAAACCGGTCCGCTGCAAATAATGTACAATTCCCCGGTTTAATGTGTTAATATACATTTAACTGTGTAATGATTGGTGGAACAGTGATCTGCAGTGCTAGGCCAAGCTCATGTGGGTCGGGGATGCGTCAGTGACTAAATCTTGAAGATAGTTGGTTGGAGAAAGAACAATTTTAAATTGGCAGACACAATGGTATCAATAACAAAACTCATGCTGTTTAAAATCATCTTCCAGTAGTATTAAGTCGCTACAAACCATATGAAAGAAAGCTCCAAAACACTGGGAGGGAAGAAAGTAGAACTAGTAGCCTCCCTTGAGATCGTTGACGACGTCGTAAGGGATAGGAGTAACAGTCTCCAAGGTCATACCCTCAACCATGAATCCTGGTTTGGGGCCTTTAGGCTGTCTCTTGGTGCTTATTGTCTCGCCTCTGGCTTTGGCTGCGGCCTTGAGCTCATCATTCTTCTTAATCCTCAGCTTGAACTCCTCTGCACACCTGGATTGCTGCACGTGCTCCACACGCACATGAAGCCTCTTCCTAATGATCCTGTTACCAATCTGCAACACACCCACCAAACATATATGTCAATTATGTTACCCACTAAGATAAAATCAATATAAAGAACCGAGTATACTAATGTTTAAAGCCAAAAAGTATATGAATGATGGTGATTAATTTGAGGTCAGCACGGACAAGTAGTCCAAATGATCAGGAATCGAAGTGTTCAGTCAGTGAATGTAACTTATGGGATTGATTTGAAACTGTGAATGTTAATAGAGAAGACTTAAAGCAATCAGTATAGTAGAGAACTAGTTCCAGCACAAAGATCATAAAGCTTAATATAAAAAAATAAAACCTTTCGAGACAAATCACAAAACCTGAGCTAAGTAACTGCACATTTCACCATACAATCAACATGTCTGACTAACTTAGACAGCACAATAAGCTTAAAACAATGTGAGATGTTTCAGACCTGTTTGTTGACTTCGACACCGACGGCTCGCTTGGTAACGTTCCAGACACGACCGGTACGACCGTGGTAGAACTTGTGAGGCATACCCTTGTGGATCGCACCGTTCACCTTCACATCCACGTAATCGCCGACCTTGAAGGTCCTGAGGTAGGTCGACAGTGGGATTGTACCCTTCTTCCTGAACCCCCTCGCGAACAGATCCCTCGTCCTAGCGCGAACTCCATGACCCGCCGGCATTTTTCCTCTTTGGTGGATGCGACAAGTAGAAACCTAAAAATCGCCGAAGACGCAAAAATGAGAGAGGCAATGATTATTATCTCTTCTGAAATTAGGGTTTCTTCTCTAATGGGCCTGTTGTTGGGTCAGAAATTTGGGCTTATTTGATTCAAATGACGATTTCTATTAATTAAAATAAAGCCCCTGTGTTTTTAACTTTTATATGGTTTAGCTACCAAACTAACATTAAATTCAACTTACACCCAACTGTGAGTTCTGAAGCATCATCTCTCTCTCTCAATATGGTGGATTTATAGAGTGAAAGCAGTGTGGTTGTAGAGATGAAGGTCTTCTATTCATGACCAAAGTAGCTTCATGTATCTTAATACTAAAACAAAATAACACTATTGTCATGATCTTGTATAACTAAACAGACCAAAATGGCTTGCATAAACAATTACACTCACAAAGACTCCATCTTGAGACAGTTATGCTTGGCTTGCTTCTGTCTCCACACTAGCAACTACTACTGCCTCCTTAAACCCGTTCATGCATGAAGAAGGTTCCATATTTATCATTGTCTCAGCATTCTCTGGCTGCTCGTTTACACAATGTTCAGTAGGTTGAGGAGGGACGGTACTGTCTTCAAGAAGATCCTTAGCTACTTTGAGCTTTCCTTTCCTAGCCTTCTTCTTGAACTGAGCTCTCCTGGCTTTTGGAGTCTTGATGATGGTTTCTTTCACCGGGCTTGCTACCTCTACTGTCTTCTTCTCGCAAGGAAGTACAGTAAGCTGAGTGCTGTAGTTGTTGGCAAGGTCAATTTTAGATTCTGACTGGATCGCTATAAGCGCTGTTCTTCCAGCGCTTATCTCAGCCTCTTTTTTAGTCTTTGTTGCAGCTCCTGTGTACTTTATGCCACCGATCTCCACAGTACATGTGAACTGTGGAGCTCTCCCGAGAGTCTCGCTCCTTTGGCACTGATAGAGTGGAATCGCGTAGTTCATCTTTTGAGTGTACTCTTGAAGAAGGTTCTTGCATAATCCCATCTCGTGCTGCATTAAGAAGCCATTCAAAAGTTAGCCAAAATGCACATAACAAATAGAAAACCGGCAAAACTCCATTTCTACTCAATTCACCAAGAGGCCTAAACCACAGGTTAACAAGTGGAATCTTTAAACCCTCAAGTCTAGATCATTGGCCAAACAAAGATCTTTAACGCTCAAACTAACTGTAAGTTCTGTTGCTGAGCTGGCAAAGCTTACAATTCATAGGAAAACCGCTAGACTTAACAATCAAAATCAAAAGATAAGAAAGATGAGGTGCTTGCTTACAACAGGTAGTGAAACACATTGGGTTAGGTCACTGGATTTTGCTAATTCCTGGAGAGCAACCTCGGCAGCTGATTGCTCAGCAGCCTTACGGTTGAAGAATCCAGGCAAGGAATCATATCTGACATCATTGACAATCACTGTAGACTGAAAGAGAGGTTTGTGGGAAGGGCCTTCTTTGATAGTCTCGTAGAGAGGCGTTGGTAGCTTGTATCTCTGAGCATATTCCTGCAACCGGCTCTTGAACACATAGCAATTGGAAACACCTGACAAGGAAAAAGCTTCAAATTGAGGAGAAAAGTTCATATAGTCTGGCTAGTAAAGACAGTAGCAGTAAATTCAAACTACAACCCCTATCAGAAAGAGAGAGAGAGAGAAAAAAAACACAAGATGTTATCCATTACAGGTTAAGTTAAAAAGCCACAACAGGGAGGAAGAGAGTGAAGGAGTCTTAAAATTGCAAATGTAAAGGTAATCTATAAAGGTGAGAACTTTCTCCAAGAAACAACAGTCTTCAAAAGCAAATGCAAATCAAGCATAAAGCTGAAGTGATTTGTCAAACAATAACTACTATTATCCGCAAGGGAAGAGACAATTAAACTATATAAATAGCAACGTAGCTTCTATATCATCATCATTATCTCAAAAGGGTAAACTTTGACAATGCATACTCGTATATGCCCAATCAGAGCCTGAAGAATAATTAAGATACTAAGCAGTCTTTTATTCCTTGAGAAGTGGAAGCAAAAAAACAAACCTTCAGGCACTTCTGGAAACTGCGAAATCAGAAAGCTTATTGCCAGAGAGATCTATCTATATGCTTAAATTACAAGAAGAAAGGAATAAAAGCATGAAGAAGAAAATTCACCAGAGGAAACATCATTCGCCGTCATTATTCTCAAGCAGAATGTTAGCTGAAGAGATGCAGAAGAGTCGAGCGAGAAAGGTACAGAGGCACCGCGTGATGCCTCTGTTACAAAAGCCGAGAGAAAGAGAGATGATGTTTTAAGCGCTTAGACAATAAACCCTCCTCCCTTTTAATTCTTCTTACCAATCTTAATTAACTTGTTTAAATAAAATTAAGAAACAAAAAACTGAAGTAAATAGTTTTCAAGTGGGTAATTCCAAAATCAAAAATTATAATATTAATATTATTTAAAATTGTACTCACCTAGTATTAATCAAACAGGTTAAGTAAAATAGTTTTGTAAAACTAATTTTGTGGTCATTTTTTATTATTATATTATCATTCAATTAAAATATTTGTTATACATATATATATATATATAACTTTATAATTAACTTGAGTTTGACTAAAAAATACTATAAACTGATTACTCAATTATTTATTTTAAACAAGTGATAGAGACTAAATTATAATTAAGCCGATAATCCTTTTTTCAACTTTCCTAATCCCTTGTATAATTAATAAGTAGTGGAATTATTAGTCAGTAAGGGCAGGGTCGGGTAGAAGTAGGAAAAAAAAAAAAAAAAGAGTTTCAAAAGGACTTCTTCCGAACGTTTTTCTAAGTGTTTCAAAAAGGAGTTTTAAAAAAAAAAAAAAAAAAAAAAAGCACCTTTGCCACCACACTCGTGCGTTCCACGCGCTTCAACACTCGCGCACATCCTCCTCCTCTCCTCCGATCATCATCGGTTTCCTTCTCCGATCGCCGTGGGAACGATTCGTCCAACTCTTACAGGCTTCCCAAGTCTCTCTGTCTTAGGGTTTTTGGGTGAAATTGATTCCTTTTGTCCTCTCGTTCCAAAGCGGAATGGTTGATAGTAGTAACAAGAGAAGGAAGAGAACCATTAGCGAAGGCGACATCGCCACGCTTTTGCAGAGGTAATTAATGTCTCTCTTCCTTCCTTCCTTCCTCTTACGTCGTTAAAAACAAAGTTTTTTTTTTTTAAATTCGGTTTTGATTTTATATGGAGTAGATATGATGCGGAGACGATACTGAGACTGTTACAAGAGATGGCCTTTTATTCCGATGTCAAGAAGATGGACTGGAATGAGCTCGTGAAGAAGACCACCACTGGGATTACCAATGCTAGGGAGTTTCAGATGCTGTGGAGACACCTTTCATATCGTGATCCTCTTCTTCCCCTGGTGGAAGATGATGCTCAGCCTCTGGTACTTTTTTTTTTTTTTTTTTACTTCTTGTGAATTGGCTCTTTCGTTAAGAGTTTGTAAGTGAGTCTTTTGCTTGTGTTGCAGGACGATGATAGTGACGTGGAGTGCGAGTTGGAAGCTTCTCCAGCAGTCAGCGTTGAAGCATCAGTGGAGGCTGTTGCACATGTCAAAGTAGGAATTGAATATCAGATTTTATATAAAGATTCATTCTTTCATTCCTTAGATATCGTTTACTTGATTTTGCTGCATTTCTCTGGAGAGTCTGTCTCTTCTTGTGGAGTGATTTCATGTTCCTGAAGAGTGATGCCATGTTTTGTAATTGCTTCAACCTTATTTTGCATCTCAGGTGATTGCTGCTTCGTATGTGCCAAGGGAGTCCGATATCCTCCACGAATCAACATCTGAGGCTCCCTTGACAATAAACATACCTTATGCTCTCCCTGAGGGAACTCGGGAGTCTCCTTGGTCGTCAAGAGGGATGAATATCACCTTTCCTGTTTGTCTTCAGAAAGCTACATCTACCGAGGGGATTAATGGAAATGTTTCAGCTAGTACTAGCATGGCTTCACAACGGAAGACGAGGCAGAAATGGTCTGCCGAGGAGGATGCCGACCTGATTGCCGCTGTGAAGCGGTTTGGTGAAGGCAACTGGGCTCATATTGCTAGAGGAGAGTTTAGAGGAAGGAGAACCGCCTCCCAACTCTCTCAGGTAGTGATTTAAACTTATCTATTATTATATTCTGTTGAGGATAAATGGACCATCCCTTGTTTTAGTTCTTAGATGTGGCTGTATACAGACTACAGGACCACTATGGTAATCACTCTAGAAACAAATCTGTTGTCATCTAGTATGGTATGGATGTGGGGGTCTCTCCCCCCATTTTTCCGGGTTCAAATCCCGGCAACAGATTCCATTGGATGATGCG
Coding sequences within:
- the LOC106295562 gene encoding 60S ribosomal protein L21-1, translated to MPAGHGVRARTRDLFARGFRKKGTIPLSTYLRTFKVGDYVDVKVNGAIHKGMPHKFYHGRTGRVWNVTKRAVGVEVNKQIGNRIIRKRLHVRVEHVQQSRCAEEFKLRIKKNDELKAAAKARGETISTKRQPKGPKPGFMVEGMTLETVTPIPYDVVNDLKGGY
- the LOC106343834 gene encoding double-stranded RNA-binding protein 1-like — its product is MTANDVSSGVSNCYVFKSRLQEYAQRYKLPTPLYETIKEGPSHKPLFQSTVIVNDVRYDSLPGFFNRKAAEQSAAEVALQELAKSSDLTQCVSLPVHEMGLCKNLLQEYTQKMNYAIPLYQCQRSETLGRAPQFTCTVEIGGIKYTGAATKTKKEAEISAGRTALIAIQSESKIDLANNYSTQLTVLPCEKKTVEVASPVKETIIKTPKARRAQFKKKARKGKLKVAKDLLEDSTVPPQPTEHCVNEQPENAETMINMEPSSCMNGFKEAVVVASVETEASQA